One window of Sphingobacteriales bacterium genomic DNA carries:
- a CDS encoding GSCFA domain-containing protein has protein sequence MQFRTEINLPVSLCPISHSDKILFAGSCFTQNIGQLMLENKFSALINPTGIIYNPMSVAKTLVLLSAGMPFTKNDLFFNGQYW, from the coding sequence ATGCAGTTTCGAACCGAAATCAACCTGCCTGTTTCCCTCTGCCCTATCTCACATTCCGACAAAATCCTGTTTGCCGGTTCTTGTTTCACTCAAAATATCGGGCAGCTCATGCTCGAAAACAAATTTTCTGCCCTGATCAACCCAACAGGAATCATTTATAACCCAATGTCTGTTGCCAAAACCCTTGTTTTGCTGTCTGCCGGTATGCCCTTTACAAAAAACGACCTTTTTTTTAACGGGCAGTATTGGTAG